A window of the Mucilaginibacter sp. cycad4 genome harbors these coding sequences:
- a CDS encoding FAD-dependent monooxygenase translates to MTISQQHTPVVIVGAGPSGLMMAAQLLRYGVQPVIIDSRQGPTTHSKALAVQSRSMEIYRQMGVIDKVLNDGKRGGGVQFNQEGEAIASLSLENAGETQTAFPFIQMYPQSKNERLLLDFITLNCCPVYWNTSLLSLNQDADKVTLKLQSGEDKQTITCDWLVAADGAHSTVRKQLNIPFNGDTYQHQFYLADIKIEADFGDKVKLFLSKKGFAGFFPMPDERSYRVVGNLPDEFDKKDELQIEEVLPHLRDVTQQQIIVEQTNWFTTYRLHHRMADKFRAQRCFLIGDAAHIHSPVGGQGMNTGLQDAYNLAWKLAGVVNSQLKVSVLDSYAQERMPVAKELLNTTDRIFKMILSRNWFINLLKKYLLPVILKWVWSKPNLREAFFKRVSQTGISYRDSTINLNLSHASQIKAGDRLPYLKVFDEKREVQTDLHEWCSKPGFTLICLGKLKELDLFTIAKWITQNYGANLNFFYLPPSAKNQPIFDTFDIKENQKKALIIRPDMHIGFLNDVVDIDMMDNYLLNVVGVVNGS, encoded by the coding sequence ATGACCATAAGCCAGCAGCATACCCCGGTTGTAATAGTAGGCGCCGGTCCATCGGGTTTGATGATGGCCGCCCAGCTTTTACGCTACGGTGTGCAGCCGGTAATTATTGATAGCAGGCAGGGGCCAACAACACATTCAAAGGCGCTGGCAGTGCAGTCGCGGTCTATGGAGATTTACCGCCAAATGGGTGTTATTGATAAAGTGCTCAATGATGGTAAACGCGGAGGCGGTGTACAGTTTAACCAGGAAGGTGAAGCAATTGCCAGCCTGTCGCTCGAAAACGCAGGCGAAACACAAACAGCTTTTCCCTTTATCCAAATGTACCCTCAAAGCAAAAATGAGCGGTTATTATTGGATTTTATCACCCTTAATTGCTGCCCCGTATATTGGAACACTTCGCTGCTGTCGTTAAACCAGGATGCTGATAAGGTAACACTGAAGCTGCAAAGCGGTGAGGATAAACAAACCATTACCTGCGACTGGCTGGTTGCGGCAGATGGTGCCCATAGCACTGTGCGCAAGCAACTGAATATTCCTTTTAACGGAGATACCTACCAGCATCAATTTTATTTGGCCGATATAAAAATAGAGGCTGATTTTGGCGATAAGGTTAAACTGTTCCTCTCAAAAAAAGGTTTCGCAGGCTTTTTTCCTATGCCTGATGAACGGAGCTATCGTGTGGTAGGTAACCTGCCCGATGAATTTGATAAAAAAGACGAGCTCCAAATTGAAGAAGTGTTACCGCATTTACGGGATGTAACTCAACAACAAATTATCGTTGAACAAACCAACTGGTTCACTACCTATCGCCTGCATCACCGCATGGCCGATAAATTCAGGGCGCAGCGTTGTTTTTTGATTGGCGATGCTGCGCATATCCACTCGCCGGTTGGCGGGCAGGGTATGAATACCGGCTTGCAGGATGCTTATAACCTGGCCTGGAAACTGGCAGGTGTGGTTAACAGCCAGCTTAAGGTATCGGTTTTAGATAGCTACGCCCAGGAAAGGATGCCTGTAGCCAAAGAATTGCTCAATACCACCGACCGGATCTTTAAAATGATCCTGTCGCGTAACTGGTTCATTAACTTACTGAAGAAATATTTGCTGCCTGTTATTTTAAAATGGGTGTGGAGTAAACCCAACCTTCGCGAAGCCTTTTTTAAACGGGTATCACAAACCGGCATATCCTATCGTGATAGCACGATAAACCTTAACTTAAGCCATGCCAGCCAGATCAAAGCAGGCGACAGGCTGCCTTACCTCAAAGTGTTCGACGAAAAACGGGAGGTGCAAACCGACCTGCATGAATGGTGCAGCAAACCAGGCTTCACGCTCATCTGTTTAGGCAAGCTCAAAGAGCTCGACCTGTTTACCATCGCCAAATGGATCACCCAAAACTATGGGGCCAATCTCAACTTTTTTTACCTGCCGCCATCGGCAAAAAATCAACCCATTTTCGATACTTTCGACATCAAAGAAAACCAAAAGAAAGCCCTCATCATCCGCCCGGATATGCACATCGGCTTTTTAAATGATGTAGTGGATATTGATATGATGGATAATTATTTATTGAATGTAGTGGGAGTAGTTAATGGTTCATAG
- a CDS encoding SPFH domain-containing protein, translated as MPESFGSLITIIIFVVVLITIFTSFVSVKQGTIVVITVFGKYRRILTPGLNFKIPFIENIYSKISIQNRSVELEFQAVTYDQANVYFKAMLLYSVLDQQEETIKNVAFKFVDERNLMQALIRTVEGSIRAFVATKRQSEVLILRRDIVEHVKEQLDVILEGWGYHLQDLQLNDITFDEVIMKSMSQVVASNNLKAAAENEGQALLITKTKAAEAEGNAIKISAQAEREAAQLRGQGIALFREEVARGMTVAAKEMAEANMDTSVILFTMWTESIKHFSENSKGNVIFLDGSTDQMQHTLKEMMALNLLHTDNVKK; from the coding sequence ATGCCCGAATCATTTGGATCATTGATAACAATCATCATTTTTGTTGTTGTCCTAATTACCATTTTCACCTCGTTTGTGTCTGTAAAACAGGGCACAATAGTTGTAATAACCGTGTTTGGCAAGTACCGCCGCATCCTTACACCGGGATTAAATTTTAAGATCCCCTTTATCGAAAACATCTATTCTAAAATCTCTATCCAAAACCGTTCTGTTGAGCTGGAGTTCCAGGCGGTAACTTACGACCAGGCCAATGTTTACTTCAAAGCTATGCTGCTATACTCGGTACTGGATCAGCAGGAAGAAACCATCAAGAACGTAGCCTTTAAATTTGTTGACGAACGTAACCTGATGCAGGCCCTCATTCGTACGGTTGAAGGTTCCATCCGTGCCTTTGTGGCTACCAAGCGCCAGAGCGAAGTATTGATATTACGCCGCGATATTGTTGAACATGTAAAAGAACAGCTGGATGTGATACTGGAAGGCTGGGGCTACCACCTTCAGGACCTCCAATTGAACGATATCACTTTTGACGAGGTGATCATGAAATCAATGAGCCAGGTAGTGGCATCAAACAACCTGAAAGCCGCCGCCGAAAACGAAGGCCAGGCCCTGCTCATCACCAAAACCAAAGCTGCCGAGGCCGAGGGTAACGCCATTAAAATTTCGGCACAGGCCGAGCGTGAGGCAGCTCAGCTACGCGGCCAGGGTATTGCGCTGTTCCGCGAGGAGGTTGCCCGCGGTATGACCGTAGCCGCCAAAGAAATGGCCGAAGCCAATATGGATACCTCGGTAATATTATTCACCATGTGGACAGAATCTATCAAACACTTCTCCGAAAACTCAAAGGGGAATGTTATTTTCCTTGATGGCTCAACCGATCAGATGCAACATACGTTAAAAGAAATGATGGCCTTAAACCTTTTACATACCGACAACGTCAAAAAGTAA
- a CDS encoding LytTR family DNA-binding domain-containing protein, with product MVLKCIAIDDEPLALTLISEYVSRFPALQMVNTFEDAISGAEFLKNTPIDLLFVDINMPDITGIDLVRSLQAKPMVIFTTAYKNFAFEGFELEALDYILKPIDIKRFTKAVEKAVDYYKYRNKPATEETDESLYVYSEYRMVKIDLSTIEYIESMEDYIKIHITNDKTILTLMPMKKVLEKLPSTKFQRIHRSYIVPVNKIRSIQNRKVQLTNIELPVSETYNDFARNWSKQK from the coding sequence ATGGTGCTTAAATGTATAGCCATTGATGATGAACCGCTGGCCTTAACGCTGATAAGCGAATATGTATCGCGCTTCCCTGCGCTGCAAATGGTTAATACTTTTGAAGATGCCATATCCGGCGCCGAATTTTTAAAGAATACTCCAATAGACCTGCTTTTTGTTGATATTAACATGCCGGATATTACCGGGATTGACCTTGTACGCTCTTTGCAGGCAAAACCCATGGTAATATTTACTACCGCCTATAAAAACTTTGCTTTTGAGGGATTTGAACTGGAAGCGCTTGATTATATTTTAAAACCGATAGATATTAAACGCTTTACCAAAGCTGTTGAAAAGGCAGTTGATTACTATAAATACCGAAACAAGCCCGCTACCGAAGAGACCGACGAAAGCCTGTATGTATATTCCGAATACCGCATGGTTAAAATAGACTTAAGCACTATCGAGTATATTGAAAGTATGGAGGATTATATCAAGATCCATATTACCAATGATAAAACTATCCTTACGCTGATGCCGATGAAAAAGGTTTTGGAAAAACTGCCTTCAACCAAGTTTCAGCGCATCCACCGCAGTTATATCGTACCTGTTAACAAGATCCGCTCTATTCAAAACCGTAAAGTACAACTTACAAACATTGAGCTACCGGTAAGCGAAACCTATAATGATTTTGCACGCAACTGGTCAAAACAGAAATAA
- a CDS encoding gliding motility-associated C-terminal domain-containing protein gives MEAKKLLPLISFFLILLVRKTNAQSLGDPVVSITFGSGSSTHSGALPADSGSTSYTYSSANFPSDGSYTIENTTAGAGNVWWSATDHTGNTGGYMMVVNASVSKTDYFYKRTITGLCSNTTYQFSAWVVNLLRSNDISPPNITFAIEKTDGTIIQSFNTGTIARTSSNYQWVQESFNFTLPAGVGDVVIKMINNSAGGAPANDLAIDDIVFRPYGPVIEASFSSSSSTITASACSDIPQTYTLSTTIPSDYTVLWQYKNGNGAWTDLTGASSTSSSYRITSPTVAGTYYYRAVTAQAGNINSALCRSASNVLTLTVGAPPSSTATANTPVCAGTTLTLSASTGTSYKWTGPNGFTSAVQSPTISNVTAAAAGTYYVTVKSSSGCEVVAKTVPVVVNAQPVAVVDAVEPICEGSSVTLNASGGSTYSWLPVTGLSDANIANPVASPTDNTLYTVTVSNGTCTATASVQVDVIKKPVANAGPDRYITQGQSTTLNGSTKGTNVSYYWTPTDNLSSSLELTPTASPMEDITYTLHVVSNSGCGDEATDQVFVRVYKKVVIPNTFTPNGDGVNDTWAIEALNTYPTSTTQVFNRYGGLVFKSTGYPEAWDGRSNGQGIPSGTYYYVIDLKNGNVMSGWVMVVR, from the coding sequence TTGGAAGCAAAAAAGTTACTCCCCCTAATCAGCTTTTTTCTCATTTTATTAGTTCGTAAAACAAATGCTCAAAGCCTTGGCGACCCTGTGGTGAGCATTACCTTTGGCTCGGGCAGCTCAACACATTCGGGTGCATTGCCTGCCGATTCGGGCTCGACGAGCTATACCTACAGCAGTGCCAATTTCCCGAGTGACGGCTCTTATACCATTGAAAATACTACTGCGGGTGCAGGTAATGTTTGGTGGTCGGCTACAGACCATACAGGTAACACAGGCGGCTATATGATGGTGGTAAATGCCAGCGTATCCAAAACCGATTATTTTTATAAGCGTACCATTACTGGTTTATGTTCCAATACCACCTACCAGTTTTCGGCCTGGGTGGTAAATTTGTTAAGGAGCAATGATATCAGCCCGCCAAATATCACTTTCGCTATTGAAAAAACCGACGGCACAATTATCCAAAGCTTCAATACCGGTACCATTGCCCGTACCAGCAGCAATTACCAATGGGTGCAGGAGTCATTTAACTTCACACTGCCCGCAGGTGTTGGTGATGTGGTGATCAAGATGATCAACAACAGTGCCGGCGGCGCCCCTGCCAATGACCTTGCTATTGATGATATTGTTTTCAGACCGTATGGGCCGGTTATAGAAGCCAGCTTCAGCAGTTCAAGTTCAACCATCACAGCATCGGCTTGTTCAGACATTCCGCAAACCTATACACTCAGTACAACTATCCCCAGCGACTATACCGTTTTATGGCAATACAAAAATGGCAATGGCGCATGGACAGACCTTACGGGGGCCAGCAGCACCAGTTCAAGTTACCGGATAACATCGCCAACGGTAGCCGGTACTTATTACTACCGGGCAGTAACGGCGCAGGCAGGTAACATCAATTCGGCGCTTTGCCGGTCGGCATCCAATGTGCTTACGCTAACGGTTGGCGCACCGCCTTCATCAACGGCAACAGCCAATACACCGGTTTGTGCGGGTACAACATTAACGTTAAGTGCATCAACCGGGACAAGCTATAAATGGACGGGGCCAAATGGCTTTACATCGGCCGTTCAAAGTCCAACCATCAGTAATGTAACAGCAGCAGCGGCGGGTACTTATTATGTTACGGTTAAATCATCGTCGGGATGTGAGGTAGTGGCAAAAACGGTTCCTGTTGTGGTGAATGCCCAGCCTGTAGCAGTTGTTGATGCAGTTGAGCCAATTTGTGAGGGGAGTTCGGTTACTTTAAATGCCAGCGGCGGCTCAACGTATTCATGGTTGCCGGTAACGGGCCTTTCAGATGCTAACATCGCCAACCCAGTTGCCAGCCCCACAGATAATACACTTTACACCGTGACAGTAAGTAACGGTACCTGTACAGCCACTGCTTCAGTACAGGTGGATGTGATTAAAAAGCCTGTAGCCAATGCCGGGCCCGACAGGTACATTACCCAGGGCCAGTCGACCACACTTAATGGCAGCACCAAAGGGACCAACGTAAGCTATTACTGGACCCCGACTGATAACCTGAGCAGCAGTCTTGAACTTACGCCTACTGCCTCGCCAATGGAAGATATCACCTACACCCTGCATGTGGTATCAAACTCAGGATGCGGTGACGAAGCTACCGATCAGGTATTTGTACGCGTTTATAAAAAAGTAGTGATCCCCAATACTTTTACACCCAACGGTGACGGGGTTAATGATACCTGGGCGATAGAGGCGCTGAATACTTACCCAACCTCAACAACGCAGGTATTTAACCGCTATGGCGGACTGGTGTTTAAAAGCACAGGCTATCCTGAAGCCTGGGATGGCAGGTCCAACGGCCAGGGTATTCCGTCGGGAACATATTATTATGTGATAGATTTGAAGAATGGTAATGTGATGAGCGGCTGGGTGATGGTGGTTCGTTAG
- the dinB gene encoding DNA polymerase IV codes for MTEQSPNIHRKIIHIDMDAFYASVEQRDFPEYRGKPLVVGGLPEGRGGVVATASYEARKFGIRSAMSSKKALQLCPHVMFVRPRFNVYREVSQHIREIFSRYTDLIEPLSLDEAYLDVTNDKQDIGSAIEIAKLIKQAIKDELQLTASAGVSINKFVAKIASDINKPDGLKFIGPSSIENFMEQLPVEKFFGVGKVTAQKMKQMGLHTGADLKKLEESELTRHFGKVGRFYYQIVRGIDNREVQPHRETKSLGAEDTFAYDLTTLEEMEAELDKIAVTVHNRLLKYELKGRTITLKVKYHDFKQITRNQSFTTPVNDLETISNTAKQLMAATGVDDVKVRLLGISLSNFGELQVKQRDDKELGPGDQLELEL; via the coding sequence ATGACTGAGCAATCACCCAATATTCACCGTAAAATTATCCATATTGATATGGATGCTTTTTACGCGTCGGTTGAGCAGCGGGATTTTCCGGAATACCGGGGCAAACCTTTGGTAGTTGGCGGATTACCTGAAGGGCGTGGAGGCGTGGTAGCTACCGCCAGTTATGAGGCCCGGAAGTTCGGGATCCGTTCGGCCATGTCATCGAAAAAAGCATTACAACTTTGTCCGCATGTTATGTTTGTACGGCCCCGGTTTAATGTTTACCGCGAGGTATCACAGCATATCCGGGAAATTTTCAGTCGTTATACCGATCTGATCGAACCCCTCTCACTTGATGAAGCTTACCTTGATGTAACCAACGATAAGCAGGACATAGGCTCGGCCATTGAGATAGCCAAGCTCATTAAGCAGGCTATTAAGGACGAACTACAACTCACTGCATCGGCAGGTGTGTCTATCAATAAATTTGTAGCTAAAATTGCCTCCGATATCAACAAGCCCGATGGCCTCAAATTTATCGGCCCCTCAAGCATCGAGAACTTTATGGAGCAGCTGCCTGTCGAAAAGTTTTTTGGCGTGGGTAAGGTAACCGCTCAAAAAATGAAGCAAATGGGCCTGCACACCGGAGCCGATTTGAAAAAGCTTGAAGAAAGTGAACTTACCCGTCACTTTGGTAAAGTAGGGCGATTTTATTACCAGATAGTGCGCGGTATTGATAATCGGGAAGTGCAGCCCCATCGTGAAACCAAATCCCTGGGTGCTGAAGATACTTTTGCTTATGATTTGACCACACTCGAAGAAATGGAGGCCGAACTGGATAAAATAGCGGTCACAGTACATAACCGTCTACTGAAATATGAATTGAAAGGCCGCACCATCACCCTCAAGGTAAAATATCACGATTTTAAACAGATTACCAGAAATCAATCATTCACAACCCCGGTAAACGACCTGGAAACGATCAGCAACACGGCTAAACAATTGATGGCGGCAACTGGCGTTGATGACGTAAAAGTGCGATTATTGGGCATCTCACTTTCGAACTTTGGTGAATTGCAGGTTAAGCAACGGGATGACAAAGAGCTTGGGCCGGGAGATCAGTTGGAATTGGAGTTGTGA
- a CDS encoding tRNA-(ms[2]io[6]A)-hydroxylase, which produces MSEKTILKLQLPTDPLWVKNVVESNIEEILTDHAFCEQKAASNAITLIVQNPNLSELVQEMALLVQEEMDHFKRVHDIIIERGYILGRERKDNYVNELRKFIITGGGREAQLIDRLLFSAMIEARSCERFKVLSENINDEQLATFYHELMVSEATHYSMFIRLAKKYAEEIDVEARWKQFLEYEARVIQNYGKGETIHG; this is translated from the coding sequence GTGAGCGAGAAAACTATTTTAAAACTGCAGTTGCCTACCGATCCGCTTTGGGTTAAAAATGTGGTTGAGAGCAATATTGAAGAAATTTTGACCGATCATGCTTTTTGTGAACAAAAGGCGGCCAGCAATGCTATTACCCTTATTGTTCAAAACCCAAACCTGAGCGAATTGGTACAGGAAATGGCCCTGCTGGTACAGGAAGAAATGGATCATTTTAAACGCGTACATGATATTATTATTGAACGTGGTTATATCCTCGGTCGCGAGCGTAAGGATAACTATGTGAACGAGCTCAGAAAATTTATTATCACAGGCGGGGGCCGCGAAGCCCAGTTGATTGACAGACTGCTGTTTTCGGCCATGATAGAGGCCAGGAGCTGTGAACGCTTTAAAGTGCTGTCCGAAAATATTAATGATGAACAGCTGGCCACCTTTTACCATGAGCTAATGGTAAGCGAAGCAACCCATTACTCCATGTTTATTCGCCTGGCCAAAAAATACGCCGAAGAAATTGATGTTGAGGCCCGATGGAAACAATTCCTGGAGTATGAAGCCCGGGTAATTCAGAACTATGGTAAGGGCGAAACTATTCATGGGTAA
- a CDS encoding sensor histidine kinase — protein MSRFKVFSVVIHIAGWLLFMAFPLVFLNTRGQYNTSIVSFLQKPAYLVFCITYISLFYSNAYLFIPQFFLKKRYAIYSIICIVLLACVYMLHPFDSLLRSSEGRRMHNGMMMPGPPLFDRPRLGDKGPDTQRRFDNPPYFHPDSLERRSGFGPRTRPMKPFDSTSLFIFLMIMALSTAIKTVQQWQLTEQRAARAEADKTSAELSFLKAQINPHFLFNTLNNIYTLAAIKDDKAADSIMKLSNIMRYVTDDVSEDFVPLQSEIDCISDYIELQRLRIGKNTIVNFEVVGEIDRKKIAPLIMMTFIENVFKYGVSKREPSAIDIRINIHEPDISFYSKNRIFGVQKSEYQRTGIGINNTKQRLEHLYPGKHLLNISSLNNEYIVQLTLQT, from the coding sequence ATGTCGCGTTTTAAAGTATTTTCGGTTGTTATACATATTGCCGGCTGGTTGCTGTTCATGGCCTTTCCGCTGGTTTTTTTAAATACCCGGGGCCAGTACAATACCTCTATCGTTTCTTTTTTGCAAAAACCTGCTTACTTGGTATTTTGTATCACCTATATCTCCCTTTTTTATAGCAACGCCTACCTGTTTATTCCTCAGTTCTTTTTAAAAAAGCGATATGCGATTTATAGCATCATTTGTATTGTTTTATTAGCCTGCGTTTATATGCTTCACCCGTTCGACAGCTTGCTACGCAGTTCCGAAGGCCGGAGAATGCACAACGGGATGATGATGCCCGGTCCGCCGCTATTTGACAGGCCTCGCTTAGGCGATAAGGGCCCTGATACGCAGCGCCGGTTTGACAATCCTCCATATTTTCATCCAGACTCATTGGAGCGAAGAAGTGGTTTCGGACCCCGTACCAGGCCGATGAAGCCCTTTGATAGTACCAGCCTGTTTATTTTCCTGATGATCATGGCATTAAGCACAGCCATAAAAACGGTGCAGCAATGGCAGCTTACCGAACAGCGTGCTGCCCGGGCCGAAGCCGATAAAACCAGCGCCGAACTATCATTCCTGAAAGCGCAGATCAACCCACATTTCCTGTTCAATACACTCAATAATATTTACACGCTTGCTGCTATTAAAGATGATAAGGCAGCTGATAGCATCATGAAGCTCTCGAACATTATGCGCTATGTTACTGATGATGTTAGCGAAGATTTTGTGCCGCTGCAAAGCGAAATTGATTGCATCAGCGATTATATTGAGCTGCAGCGCCTTCGCATCGGCAAAAACACTATCGTAAACTTTGAAGTCGTGGGAGAAATCGACAGAAAAAAAATTGCTCCCCTCATAATGATGACCTTTATTGAAAATGTTTTTAAGTATGGCGTAAGCAAGCGCGAACCTTCTGCTATAGATATCAGGATTAATATTCACGAGCCCGATATTTCATTTTATTCAAAAAACCGGATCTTTGGCGTGCAGAAAAGTGAGTACCAGCGCACCGGCATTGGCATAAACAACACCAAACAGCGACTGGAACATTTATATCCCGGCAAGCATCTGTTAAATATAAGCAGCCTGAATAATGAGTATATTGTTCAACTTACTTTACAAACTTAA
- a CDS encoding DUF922 domain-containing protein, with protein MKRNIVKGIGLTAMCFLAMITPASAQSFHQLTANDFWGTPRANAGGVVAYTNCTIDYRYQARREQGGYRLNFNIRLILNNNKSWLDKSRVSTPQELSEVLKHEQGHYTIAFLEQQELLRTVSQTRFSNNYNYEAMAIFNRIDAKYKQLNADYDEDTAHMTDRKQQHSWDLYFQQKLKFLPEDTES; from the coding sequence ATGAAAAGAAATATAGTGAAAGGGATCGGTCTTACGGCCATGTGTTTTTTAGCGATGATCACGCCGGCTTCGGCGCAATCATTTCATCAGCTTACCGCCAATGATTTTTGGGGAACGCCGCGGGCTAATGCCGGCGGCGTTGTAGCTTATACCAATTGTACTATCGATTACCGCTACCAGGCCCGGCGCGAGCAGGGGGGCTACCGGCTTAATTTCAACATCAGGCTGATCCTTAATAACAATAAATCATGGCTTGATAAAAGCCGGGTTAGCACCCCCCAGGAACTCAGCGAAGTATTGAAACATGAGCAAGGGCATTACACCATTGCCTTTTTGGAGCAACAGGAGCTATTGCGAACAGTGAGCCAAACCCGCTTCAGTAATAATTATAATTACGAGGCTATGGCCATCTTTAACCGTATCGACGCCAAGTATAAACAGCTTAATGCTGATTATGACGAGGATACCGCGCACATGACCGACCGTAAGCAACAACATAGCTGGGATCTGTATTTTCAACAAAAGCTTAAGTTTTTGCCGGAGGATACGGAGAGTTAG
- a CDS encoding acyltransferase — MTLADSKTKQHIQQVDYIRAIASLAVALFHLGGKSLPGLRYGWLGVQMFFLLSGFIICWAIPENYSWALYPKYILKRITRIEPPYIASILLTILAGYLLNANYRPDVSNILTHLAYINNFTGRPYLNPVYWTLGIEFQYYLFIGVFFPIIIKKWGAISLPLICLLPLFIPVPGSTLLNVFPFFALGILYYLHLTGKRGLTEVLIYGVAVTAIGLYSAGWLPMTAGLLALAFLILPLKRYPVIAFFSKISFSLYLTHDVVGSSLVAFMGMHLPKTFAFRALEFLTGIVVSISFAYLFYRLVELPCLRLSKRIRY; from the coding sequence ATGACTTTAGCAGATAGTAAGACCAAACAACATATCCAGCAGGTTGATTATATCAGGGCAATAGCTTCATTGGCAGTTGCTTTGTTTCATCTTGGCGGTAAATCATTGCCCGGCTTACGCTATGGCTGGCTGGGCGTGCAGATGTTTTTCCTGTTGTCCGGCTTTATCATTTGCTGGGCTATTCCTGAAAATTATAGCTGGGCCTTGTACCCCAAATACATTTTAAAAAGAATAACGCGCATTGAGCCCCCTTACATAGCCTCCATATTATTGACCATTTTGGCCGGGTATTTATTAAACGCAAATTACCGGCCTGATGTCAGTAACATATTAACCCACTTAGCTTATATCAACAATTTTACTGGCCGCCCATACCTGAACCCGGTTTACTGGACGCTGGGGATTGAGTTTCAATATTACCTGTTCATCGGCGTTTTCTTTCCAATCATTATAAAAAAGTGGGGCGCCATCTCGCTGCCCCTGATTTGTTTACTGCCTTTATTTATACCCGTACCCGGATCAACGCTGTTAAACGTTTTTCCGTTTTTTGCTCTTGGGATATTATATTACCTGCACCTAACAGGTAAAAGAGGGTTAACTGAAGTTTTGATATATGGCGTAGCCGTAACTGCTATTGGTTTATATAGCGCAGGATGGCTTCCTATGACTGCCGGCCTTTTGGCCCTTGCCTTTTTAATACTGCCTTTAAAGCGCTACCCGGTTATTGCGTTTTTTTCCAAAATCTCTTTCTCGCTATACCTTACCCATGATGTTGTTGGGAGCAGTCTTGTAGCTTTTATGGGTATGCACCTGCCAAAAACATTTGCATTTAGGGCGCTTGAATTTCTAACGGGCATAGTTGTGAGCATCAGTTTTGCTTACCTGTTTTACCGCCTGGTTGAGCTGCCCTGTTTAAGATTATCCAAACGGATCAGGTACTGA
- a CDS encoding FKBP-type peptidyl-prolyl cis-trans isomerase, whose protein sequence is MKKFLLFVFAPLVIFTSCSKDKFDAAKQAAADDAAIKAYIGTDTAFHATADGSGVYYKIVTQGTGANPTIKSTVKVTYTGKLLDGTTFDSGTINQSLQGLIKGWQSGLPYVKTGGRIILVIPSREGYGNSAAGSIPANSVLVFTIDLLSFS, encoded by the coding sequence ATGAAGAAATTCTTATTATTCGTATTCGCCCCATTGGTGATCTTCACCTCATGCTCAAAAGACAAATTCGACGCTGCAAAACAGGCAGCTGCAGATGATGCAGCCATTAAAGCTTACATCGGTACCGATACTGCCTTTCATGCCACTGCCGATGGCTCTGGTGTTTATTACAAGATAGTAACCCAGGGCACCGGTGCAAATCCAACCATTAAATCGACCGTTAAAGTAACCTATACCGGCAAACTATTAGATGGAACTACATTTGATTCCGGCACCATCAACCAAAGCCTGCAGGGTCTTATCAAGGGTTGGCAATCGGGCCTGCCGTATGTCAAAACCGGCGGTCGGATTATTTTGGTGATCCCCTCAAGAGAAGGCTACGGCAACAGTGCAGCCGGAAGCATCCCCGCAAATTCGGTTTTGGTATTTACAATTGATCTGCTTAGTTTTAGTTGA